One segment of Microscilla marina ATCC 23134 DNA contains the following:
- a CDS encoding bifunctional 5,10-methylenetetrahydrofolate dehydrogenase/5,10-methenyltetrahydrofolate cyclohydrolase, with protein sequence MIDSLNKDTNIGAVIVQSPPPKGLENIVKKLNPKKDLDALSGDKKNRMFPYPATSEGIVRIVEPFAEAGKKIVVVGGGGFIGEGVITMLKEKGIKPHIIDPRVIDDPGYQGKDLALMKNYDIIISTVGKEGLIKGKDLKDDHTLIVDTGFVPLENVDKLTSKNVKGDVDPTAKNKTKFVTPVPGGTGPVEMAVLMERVAKLFGIEVPSWKVEADDIENKEDGARLKLKVVFDK encoded by the coding sequence GTGATAGATTCTCTTAATAAAGATACGAACATAGGAGCTGTTATTGTACAATCTCCTCCCCCTAAGGGATTAGAGAATATTGTAAAAAAATTAAATCCTAAAAAAGATTTAGATGCACTTTCGGGGGATAAGAAAAACAGGATGTTTCCTTACCCTGCTACCTCAGAAGGTATTGTTCGGATTGTAGAGCCTTTTGCAGAAGCTGGCAAAAAGATCGTAGTAGTAGGAGGTGGCGGTTTTATCGGCGAAGGGGTAATTACTATGCTCAAGGAAAAAGGCATCAAACCTCATATAATAGACCCACGGGTAATAGATGATCCTGGTTATCAAGGAAAGGATTTAGCATTGATGAAAAATTATGACATTATTATTTCTACCGTAGGCAAAGAGGGCTTAATAAAAGGAAAGGATTTGAAAGATGATCATACACTCATTGTTGATACAGGTTTTGTTCCTCTAGAAAATGTAGATAAACTCACCTCCAAAAATGTAAAAGGAGATGTAGACCCTACGGCAAAAAACAAAACAAAATTTGTAACCCCAGTACCTGGGGGAACAGGCCCTGTAGAAATGGCAGTGTTGATGGAGCGGGTAGCCAAGTTGTTTGGAATTGAAGTACCTTCTTGGAAGGTAGAGGCTGACGATATAGAAAACAAAGAGGATGGAGCAAGATTGAAACTTAAAGTTGTTTTTGATAAATAA
- a CDS encoding SMI1/KNR4 family protein, giving the protein MKDINSGYSSIFKIKKNIEFVYDEREYQGCTEAEIQELEALHPSGLSIPQIFKDFLTVVGKTIRGFTWAPGFFYSFIMYETEMLIAPKGLWNYENVIPKDALIFEGFDDCRKFIRLSEGNDPSVYFVEEGDSEYTLVSNKFSQYIEEVFTKYNYKDIGYTLSVVKKINHLKALILDTKEVLTTLMAITNKETHSLIERALDWYEDAYQIIQNLYRGRGLEENKEKLNDILDIYSYVDDMKISDAHKYKLVEKIGEVIEYFHQNASDIIVLQNN; this is encoded by the coding sequence ATGAAGGACATAAATAGCGGGTATTCATCCATTTTCAAAATTAAAAAAAATATAGAGTTTGTTTATGATGAACGTGAGTATCAAGGCTGCACCGAAGCAGAAATACAAGAACTAGAGGCTTTACATCCGTCAGGTTTATCCATTCCACAAATATTTAAAGATTTTTTGACCGTAGTTGGCAAAACAATAAGAGGCTTTACTTGGGCTCCAGGCTTTTTCTACAGTTTTATAATGTACGAAACTGAAATGTTAATTGCCCCTAAAGGTTTGTGGAACTATGAAAATGTGATACCTAAAGATGCGCTGATTTTTGAGGGTTTTGATGATTGTAGAAAGTTTATCCGTCTCAGTGAAGGTAATGATCCATCTGTTTATTTTGTAGAAGAAGGAGATAGTGAATATACCCTGGTGAGCAATAAGTTTTCTCAATATATCGAAGAGGTTTTTACGAAGTATAACTATAAGGATATTGGTTATACCCTATCTGTAGTGAAGAAAATAAATCATTTGAAAGCCTTAATTTTAGATACAAAAGAAGTATTGACAACACTGATGGCAATTACTAATAAGGAAACTCATTCTCTCATAGAAAGGGCATTAGATTGGTATGAAGACGCCTATCAAATAATCCAAAACTTATATCGTGGTAGAGGTTTAGAAGAAAACAAGGAGAAGTTAAACGATATTTTAGATATTTACTCTTATGTAGATGATATGAAAATTTCAGACGCACATAAGTATAAATTAGTTGAAAAAATTGGTGAAGTGATAGAGTATTTTCATCAAAATGCTTCTGATATTATTGTGCTGCAAAACAATTAA